A region from the Mycobacterium heidelbergense genome encodes:
- the modA gene encoding molybdate ABC transporter substrate-binding protein — protein MRRIVILAGLVSTMLVAGLVGCGSKSPSQSSQPSQPSQAAGKIVVFAAASLKPAFTQIGQQFKAQNPNSSVDFEFAGSSELATQLTQGATADVFASADTAQMDTVAKAGLLAGSPTNFASNTLVIVTAASNPKKIGSLADLTRPGLNVVICQKPVPCGSATQRIEDSTGVHLNPVSEELSVTDVLNKVTTGQADAGLVYVTDAHSAGNKVTTIDFPEAAGAVNVYPIAVLKKAPQPTLAQKFVTMVTGEAGQNILAQSGFAKP, from the coding sequence ATGCGTCGGATCGTGATCCTGGCCGGTTTGGTGTCGACGATGCTGGTAGCGGGCCTGGTCGGGTGCGGTTCGAAATCGCCCTCCCAGTCCTCCCAGCCTTCCCAACCGTCTCAGGCCGCCGGAAAGATTGTGGTGTTCGCCGCGGCCTCGCTGAAGCCTGCATTCACTCAGATCGGTCAGCAGTTCAAAGCCCAGAATCCCAACAGCAGCGTCGATTTCGAGTTCGCGGGTTCCTCGGAGCTGGCGACTCAGTTGACCCAGGGCGCGACCGCCGACGTCTTCGCATCGGCGGACACCGCGCAGATGGACACGGTCGCCAAGGCGGGGCTGCTGGCCGGCAGTCCGACGAACTTCGCCTCAAATACGTTGGTCATCGTCACTGCGGCGAGCAACCCGAAGAAGATCGGATCCCTCGCCGACCTCACCAGGCCGGGACTCAACGTGGTGATCTGCCAGAAACCCGTGCCGTGCGGATCGGCGACCCAGCGCATCGAAGACAGCACGGGGGTACACCTCAACCCGGTCAGTGAGGAACTCAGCGTCACCGATGTCCTCAACAAGGTCACCACCGGGCAGGCGGATGCCGGGCTGGTGTACGTCACCGACGCCCACAGCGCCGGAAACAAGGTGACCACCATCGACTTCCCGGAGGCCGCCGGCGCGGTGAACGTCTATCCCATCGCGGTGCTCAAGAAGGCACCGCAACCAACGCTGGCGCAGAAGTTCGTGACCATGGTGACCGGCGAAGCCGGACAAAACATCCTGGCCCAGTCCGGCTTCGCCAAACCCTGA
- a CDS encoding SDR family oxidoreductase — protein sequence MAVEVLVTGGDTELGRTVAEGFRDDGHKVTLVGANRSDLEIAAKELDVDAVVCDTTDPASLAEAQGLFPHQLDTIVNVPAPAWDAGDPRAYSMSDTAKAWRNALDATVLSVVLTVQAVGDHLRSGGSVISVVTENPPAGSVEAAVKAALSNWVAGQASAFGTRGITVNAVASGRGVQVGYDGLSRTPPPVAAEVARVARFLTTPAARHITGQTLHVSHGALAHFG from the coding sequence GTGGCAGTGGAGGTGCTGGTCACCGGCGGAGACACCGAGCTGGGGCGCACGGTAGCCGAGGGCTTCCGCGACGACGGTCACAAGGTGACCCTGGTGGGCGCGAACCGCAGCGATCTGGAGATCGCCGCCAAGGAACTGGACGTGGACGCTGTTGTCTGCGACACCACCGACCCGGCCAGCCTGGCCGAGGCTCAGGGGTTGTTCCCCCACCAGCTCGACACCATCGTCAACGTGCCGGCGCCGGCCTGGGATGCCGGCGACCCACGCGCCTACTCGATGTCAGACACCGCCAAGGCGTGGCGCAACGCCCTCGATGCGACGGTGCTGTCGGTCGTCCTGACCGTGCAGGCCGTCGGCGATCACCTCCGTTCCGGTGGCTCCGTCATCAGCGTGGTGACCGAAAACCCGCCCGCCGGCAGCGTCGAGGCCGCCGTCAAAGCGGCGCTTTCGAATTGGGTCGCCGGGCAGGCAAGCGCTTTCGGAACTCGCGGAATCACCGTCAACGCCGTCGCCAGTGGGCGCGGCGTCCAGGTCGGTTACGACGGCCTTTCGCGCACGCCACCCCCGGTCGCGGCGGAGGTCGCCCGCGTGGCGCGGTTCCTGACCACCCCGGCGGCCCGCCACATCACAGGTCAGACGCTGCACGTCAGCCACGGCGCGCTGGCCCACTTCGGCTGA